In one Arachis duranensis cultivar V14167 chromosome 9, aradu.V14167.gnm2.J7QH, whole genome shotgun sequence genomic region, the following are encoded:
- the LOC107465412 gene encoding uncharacterized GPI-anchored protein At3g06035-like, translating into MACFKLAFNVLLPVFALHLFTSQVLSGATEGQDLLDDINIYRKVFNLPELKELSKMSCLADEIADDLGGKDKCKELASYYPSPGSALKIPKFQENLKKCRIDYNTTTDGVIMPVRVPKLDEDALFSNYTKSNHFTKYLNDSNYTVAGVGSEHDWMVLILSTNSSSGNFSSATSLLAGANWKNQCLVLALFFSLLVSLII; encoded by the exons ATGGCATGCTTCAAACTTGCTTTCAACGTTCTTCTACCCGTCTTCGCCTTGCACCTGTTTACTAGCCAAGTGCTAAGTGGAG CAACTGAGGGACAGGATCTTCTTGATGACATCAACATCTACCGGAAAGTCTTTAACCTTCCGGAACTCAAGGAACTCAGCAAGATGTCTTGCTTAGCCGACGAGATCGCGGACGACTTAGGTGGCAAAGACAAATGCAAAGAACTTGCCAGCTACTATCCTTCGCCGGGTAGCGCCTTGAAGATTCCTAAGTTCCAAGAGAACCTTAAGAAGTGCAGGATTGATTACAATACCACAACAGATGGGGTGATCATGCCGGTTCGCGTGCCCAAATTGGACGAGGATGCATTGTTCTCCAATTATACAAAGTCGAATCACTTCACAAAGTATCTCAATGATTCTAATTATACGGTTGCAGGGGTTGGTTCTGAACATGACTGGATGGTTCTTATTTTAAGTACCAACTCATCTTCAGGGAATTTCTCTTCAGCTACTTCTCTTCTTGCTGGAGCTAATTGGAAGAATCAGTGTTTGGTGTTGGCATTGTTCTTCAGTTTGCTTGTTTCTCTGATTATATAA